Within the Leptolyngbyaceae cyanobacterium genome, the region CCGGTTGGGTAACATCAGTTGCGATCGCTCCGAATGGCAAAATCCTCGCTAGCGGTAGTGCAGACACCACCATTAAGTTGTGGCATCTCAATACAGGAAAATTACTCTATACTTTGACCGGACATTCTAGTGCAGTTTGGTCGATTTCTTTCAGTCCTGATGGAGAAAGTATTGTCAGCGGTAGTAAGGATGAAGTAAAAATTTGGCATCTCCGTAAAGCCGAACTTTCAGATACTCTTTCCGGACGGCACCCGGTGGTTTTTAGCCCTGATGGAAATACGCTGATCAGTGGCAGTAAACTTAGTACTATCAAAATCTGGCGTCAATCTTCTCCTACTCGCAAATCTACCACTCTTCCTCTTTTATCCGGACAATGGTGGGAAGTTTTAGGTGTGAACGAATTAGCCAGTCATCAGGAAGTTAAACTAGCTTACCGTCGATTGATCAAACAATACCATCCAGACATCAATCCTGCTGCTAATGCTAAAGATATTATGCAGGTAATTAATGAAGCTTATGCTAAATTTGAAGCCGAAAAGCTTGACTCGTGAATGGCTAATTATTGCTCTACAAAAACCAGAATTATTATTTACCTAGATGAAGAGTAGTTGTTTGTTCTAAAACCTGTCTTCCTTCATTGAGAAGATAATCAAAAAAGGTACGAGCAACTACAGACAGTTGTTTCCCAGAAGGATAAACTACATACCAATATCTTTCGATCGGAAAACCTTCTACATCTAAAATAGTAATCTGGCTATTTTGTCCTTCCAAAGCTAAAGTGTGACTAGATAAAACGGAAATTCCCAAGCCACCTGCGATCGCTTGCTTGATCGCCTCGTTACTACCCAACTCCAGCTTTACTTTTACGGTAATGCCATGCTTATCGAATAATTTTTGTACGGCTTGGCGAGTACCCGAACCGGGTTCCCGCATGATAAAAGGTTCGCCTTCCAGCTTTTCTAAGGAAATATTTTTTTCTCCAGCTAGGGGATGATTTCTGGGGGCTAACACTACTAAAGGATTATCCAAAAACGGGTGCATCACCACATCTGAATTATCTGGTGATTGACTCAGAATATAAAGGTCGTCCAAATTTTGCCAAAATCTTTCTAAAATAATTTCGTGGTTGGTTACTTGCAAGGATACATCAATTCCCGGATAGCGCTGGCAAAATGGGCCTAACAAACGGGGGACCACATATTTAGCGGTAGTAATCACTGCTAGCTTTAACTGTCCGGCCTTTACTCCTTTCAGGTCTGCTATACTCATTTCAAACTTAGCCAGCCTGTCGAAAATATCTCGACAAGTAGCTAGTAGTTCTTGACCTGCTTGTGTAAGATATAAGCGTTTGCCTACTTGCTCGAATAGAGGTAACCCAACCGCCTTGGATAATTGCTTAACTTGCATGGAAACTGTGGGTTGGGTTAAAAAAAGCTCCTCGGCGGCGCGAGTAAAGCTACCATGACGAGCAGCAGCTTCAAATACTTTTAACTGATGAAGAGTAGTGTGCTTCAAAAGACAATCTGCTCCGAAAAACTGACGTAAACGTAACTAAACTAAGTTTAGTGTTCTCTTTCTCTTTCTACCAAGGTAGTTGGCTCTCACGCGATCCCTAGAGGTAAATCCCGGTAACCGACCGCACTAAATTAACACAAATTGCTAGTGATGAAGTTTGGCGGATTTTTCAGGCGGTAGAGGGCGTCAAATCCCCTAATTTGGAACCATCACTAATTTTATCGTTAGTAAAGCACCCTAGTTCATCTAATTAGCAACTCGAGTTAAACGAACGAATTTATTCATAGAGTAAAATCTATTATAACTATTGATAATAATGACTTTTATTTATGTGAAGTTCGGGCTATGATGATTTCACCGGCAAGAGCGTAAGACATCTTCCACATAGCGTTGCACTTTCTTAGCCATGAATCGCTGGATGGTCTAGCTTCCATCAGCAACCTGTAGATTGCCTGTATTCCCGATGGCGATCGCGGGAAACACCCTCCAGTAAGATCCTGTCTTTAGACGTGCAACGCTTTTTCATCATTTATTGACAATTTACAGGTGGGAAACGGAAAAAGAGGAATTGATGACTCCTCAATTCTGACTTATGACTTCTTCACTCTTGCTCGATCGGGACTGGTAACTTCGCCAAATCGGGCAATTTAACAATTTCTTTTTCCACTTCTTTAATAGTGACAGGCAATTGTAGAGGCTGAGGCTTTTCAACCCAACAGCTAGCGACTGGCAGAGTTTGCTCTAAGTCATCTAACGGTCTGGGAATCACCATTACGGCATTTAATTCCCCAATCCGTTCGGCTTCGTACATTCCCGCTTCTACAGCGACAGCTACGTCTGCCACAGCACCTCGAACGATCGCGGTACACAGACCGGCCCCGATCGTTTCGTAAGACGACAGATACACTTCTGCTGCCTTGAGCATAGCGTCGCAAGCTCCTACCATTGCAGGAAATCCTCGCGTTTCCAAAAGACCGATCGCTAAATTGCTCAAGCGGCTGTGGCCCCCACTTTCAGCTAACTGAGCCAAGCGAGTGCCGATGGGAAGTACGGCTTCCAAGTTAGGTAAGGGTCTGGGAATCACTAAAGTGGACAGTAATTGGCCAAACTGTTTGGCAGTTTGAGCGCCAGCTTCCACAGCTAAACGAACATCTGAAATATTACCTCGCACGATCGCCGTACAATGGCCGCTACCAATTTTCTCATACCCAACTAAAGCCACCCCAGCCGACTTGAGCATCATATCAGCACATCCCACGATCGCGGGAAAACTGGAAGTAGATACCAAACCTAAAGCAGTGTCTGTAAAATCTCTTTGTCCCCTAGACGGTTGTAATTGCATATAAAACCTCCATTTAGTTGTTAGTAGTTAGTTGTTAATTGTTAGAAGTTCTGAGAACTAACACCTAAAACCTAACAACTAATCAGCATTCCCGTCTTGGTGTGGCCGCTTTAAGGTTTGATTATGGGGAAAAAGGGTCAGTAAAAGACGATTCAGATGAACTTGTCCGTAAAATTGGACGGGATTATCCTCCAAAGACTCGGGCTGATTTAAGTTAACAGGAGGTTCGCTAGCTGGTTGTGGGGGTGGGGCGGAAGTAGGAGGGTTCGGTTTGGGAGTAGAAACAGGTCGATCATTCGCTGGGATAGATTTCTCCTGGGTCTTGCTAGTGTAGGGCAGAATCCGAATCGTCGGCATCGCTGTTTGATTTTTTCCGGAAGCGGTAGCTGACTTAGACCGATCGACTGTTTTCGGGGCAGGTGTTTCTGGAACGCGACGGCTTCGGTCTCCGATTAAAGAACCTGGGGGTACTACTTGCTTTGCCTCGATCGAACTCTGAAAAATTGTGGTAGCTGAACCAATACAGGTATTTGCCCCAATTTTACCTTGGCCGAACACCAGCACGTTCGTACCCAAAATGACTCCAGCCTCAATTTCTAAAGTGCCTTCTCTAACTTCAAGAATTGAACCCATACCGATACAAACTCCAGCACCAATTATGATGCGGCTGTTGGTATCTGCTGTAATTACAACTCCCGATGCGATCGTTGCACTTGGATCGATGGTGACATCGCCACTCACGAAAAACTGAAAGTCGCTACTAAGTTGCAGTGGCGGCAATTGCATGAAATTTATCACCTCATACTGAGGAGTAGGGTGTAAGGGGTGAGTGGGAGATGGGGGATGGGGTGAAAAAAAGAATATTTGTTTACTAATATTTTTCCCTTCCCCTTTCTCTTTCTCTTTCCCCTTCTCTTTCCCTTTCCCCTATTTAACGAGCGGCTGGTTGTTGAATGATTTGCTCGAGAACCCGGCGTTTGGCTTTGGGGTCGATCCCGATCAAACGAACGTACTCTCCGGCGTGTTCGTTGATACAGCCTTCCAAAGCAGCAAACACTTCGGAAGCATTACTAGAAGATATCGGCGCACAAGTTTGCCAAGAACCAGTGCGGAAGCGACGGGCATCTGCGTGTTCCATACCGATGCGGTATCCTTGAGACAGCAAAGAACGCACTTGTTCTTGCACGTCTGAATT harbors:
- a CDS encoding BMC domain-containing protein; translated protein: MQLQPSRGQRDFTDTALGLVSTSSFPAIVGCADMMLKSAGVALVGYEKIGSGHCTAIVRGNISDVRLAVEAGAQTAKQFGQLLSTLVIPRPLPNLEAVLPIGTRLAQLAESGGHSRLSNLAIGLLETRGFPAMVGACDAMLKAAEVYLSSYETIGAGLCTAIVRGAVADVAVAVEAGMYEAERIGELNAVMVIPRPLDDLEQTLPVASCWVEKPQPLQLPVTIKEVEKEIVKLPDLAKLPVPIEQE
- a CDS encoding LysR substrate-binding domain-containing protein, with the protein product MKHTTLHQLKVFEAAARHGSFTRAAEELFLTQPTVSMQVKQLSKAVGLPLFEQVGKRLYLTQAGQELLATCRDIFDRLAKFEMSIADLKGVKAGQLKLAVITTAKYVVPRLLGPFCQRYPGIDVSLQVTNHEIILERFWQNLDDLYILSQSPDNSDVVMHPFLDNPLVVLAPRNHPLAGEKNISLEKLEGEPFIMREPGSGTRQAVQKLFDKHGITVKVKLELGSNEAIKQAIAGGLGISVLSSHTLALEGQNSQITILDVEGFPIERYWYVVYPSGKQLSVVARTFFDYLLNEGRQVLEQTTTLHLGK